Proteins encoded together in one Thermococcus gammatolerans EJ3 window:
- a CDS encoding thiamine pyrophosphate-dependent enzyme: MSEVVKPQGKLMAMLSPVSNFHLESSETCLSILAAVLRRKGEKDVVILSKGHSAPAFYVMLHEMGLLSDEELYSFADIDGLPSHVMRGLPFIEVSSGSLGQGLSVANGIALAKRIDGEEGRIYVILGDGELDEGQVWEAAMTAAHHRLENVIAIVDRNYFQLTGKTEEILNKEPIAEKWRAFGWEVIEVPNREEEIEKALERAEEIKGRPKVVIVRWEG; this comes from the coding sequence ATGAGTGAGGTCGTGAAGCCGCAGGGCAAGCTCATGGCCATGCTCTCCCCCGTTTCAAACTTCCATCTCGAGTCCTCGGAGACATGCCTGTCAATACTCGCGGCGGTGCTCAGGAGGAAGGGCGAGAAGGACGTGGTGATACTCAGCAAGGGACACTCCGCTCCGGCCTTCTACGTTATGCTCCACGAGATGGGCCTTCTGAGCGACGAGGAGCTCTACAGCTTCGCCGACATAGACGGCCTCCCGAGCCACGTCATGCGCGGGCTTCCCTTCATAGAGGTCTCGAGCGGCTCCCTCGGCCAGGGGCTTTCGGTTGCAAACGGAATAGCCCTCGCGAAGCGCATTGACGGCGAGGAGGGCAGGATATACGTCATTCTCGGCGATGGAGAGCTCGATGAGGGCCAGGTGTGGGAAGCGGCCATGACGGCGGCGCACCACAGGCTTGAGAACGTCATAGCAATCGTGGACAGGAACTACTTCCAGCTGACGGGAAAGACCGAGGAGATACTCAACAAGGAGCCGATAGCCGAGAAGTGGCGGGCCTTCGGATGGGAGGTCATCGAAGTTCCCAACAGGGAGGAGGAGATAGAGAAGGCCCTGGAGCGGGCTGAGGAAATCAAGGGCAGGCCCAAGGTCGTAATAGTGAGGTGGGAGGGGTGA